From Mucilaginibacter rubeus, a single genomic window includes:
- a CDS encoding DUF2795 domain-containing protein: MYWTLELASHLEDAPWPATKDELIDYAIRSGAPVEVIENLQALEDDGEPYENIEEIWPDYPTKDDFFFNEDEY; encoded by the coding sequence ATGTATTGGACACTTGAACTGGCATCGCACCTGGAAGATGCACCATGGCCCGCAACAAAAGACGAATTAATTGATTATGCTATCCGTTCAGGCGCTCCTGTTGAGGTTATCGAAAACCTTCAGGCACTTGAAGATGATGGCGAACCGTACGAAAACATAGAAGAGATCTGGCCGGATTATCCGACTAAAGACGACTTCTTTTTTAACGAAGACGAGTATTAA
- a CDS encoding cob(I)yrinic acid a,c-diamide adenosyltransferase, with product MKIYTKTGDKGFTSLIGGTRVPKHHIRIESYGTVDELNSYIGLIRDQDIDANDKEVLKQIQDRLFTIGSSLAADPERSKMVIPDLYLSDVEALETEIDNMNEKLPPLKHFILPGGSNVISFCHIARCVCRRAERITVQLAEESTVDEKVNIYLNRLSDYLFILARKIANVNKIAENQWIPRV from the coding sequence ATGAAAATATATACTAAAACGGGCGATAAGGGGTTTACCTCATTAATTGGTGGTACCCGTGTGCCCAAGCATCATATCCGGATTGAAAGTTATGGAACCGTTGACGAACTAAACTCGTACATAGGGTTAATTCGCGATCAGGATATTGACGCGAATGATAAGGAGGTATTGAAGCAGATACAGGACAGATTGTTTACTATTGGATCATCACTGGCGGCAGATCCGGAGCGCTCAAAAATGGTTATTCCGGACTTGTACCTGAGCGATGTGGAAGCATTGGAAACGGAGATAGACAACATGAACGAAAAACTGCCGCCGCTAAAACATTTTATTTTGCCCGGTGGTAGTAATGTTATTTCATTTTGCCATATTGCAAGATGCGTTTGTCGCCGTGCCGAAAGGATCACCGTTCAGCTTGCCGAAGAGAGTACAGTTGATGAAAAAGTGAATATTTATCTGAACAGGTTGAGTGATTACCTGTTCATTTTGGCCCGCAAAATTGCAAATGTTAATAAAATAGCTGAAAATCAGTGGATACCACGGGTTTAA
- a CDS encoding lysophospholipid acyltransferase family protein, which yields MMKMILRKVHVYLYVISVALGYFILWPFFYYFSRKPERYSTLNSFRRIWGLVSSAFVGIFYRFEYEQPIDWSKPYIICPNHTSNLDISAMCILIKSNCCFMGKQELEEGLVTGLFFRTVDIPVNRDSKMSSFRAFKKASEKLQEGISLIIFPEGGISDHYPPQLGSFKNGPFRLAIELKIPIIPVASANTWQILWDTGTKHGSRPGLCKFKVHKPIETAHMNIDDADALRDRVFDVMNHDLRFEGAVSTFA from the coding sequence ATGATGAAAATGATATTGAGAAAAGTGCACGTATACCTTTACGTTATAAGTGTAGCCCTTGGTTACTTTATACTGTGGCCTTTTTTTTATTATTTTTCGCGTAAACCCGAACGCTACAGTACACTTAATTCATTTAGAAGGATCTGGGGATTAGTTAGTTCGGCTTTTGTGGGCATTTTTTACCGCTTTGAGTATGAGCAGCCGATAGATTGGAGCAAGCCATACATCATTTGCCCCAACCATACCTCAAACCTTGATATTTCGGCAATGTGTATACTGATTAAAAGCAATTGTTGTTTCATGGGGAAACAGGAGCTTGAGGAAGGGCTTGTTACCGGTCTTTTTTTTCGCACGGTAGATATTCCGGTTAACAGGGACAGCAAAATGTCGTCGTTCCGTGCATTTAAAAAGGCATCCGAGAAATTGCAGGAAGGTATATCGCTTATTATTTTTCCTGAAGGAGGTATCTCTGACCATTATCCGCCGCAACTTGGATCGTTTAAAAATGGGCCTTTCAGGTTGGCTATTGAATTAAAAATACCCATCATCCCGGTAGCATCCGCAAATACATGGCAAATACTTTGGGATACAGGCACCAAACACGGCAGTAGGCCAGGGTTGTGTAAATTTAAAGTCCATAAACCTATCGAAACCGCTCATATGAATATTGATGATGCTGATGCCTTACGCGATAGGGTATTTGATGTCATGAATCATGATTTAAGATTTGAAGGTGCTGTTTCTACTTTTGCTTAA
- the trpS gene encoding tryptophan--tRNA ligase: METVVSGIRSTGNLHLGNYYGALQNFIKMQHEYNCFFFIADLHSLTTHPTPANLHGNVKQVLIEYLAAGIDPEKATIYVQSDVPEVTELYLYLNMNAYMGELERATSFKDKVRANPENVNAGLLTYPVLMAADIIIHKATKVPVGKDQEQHLEMARTFGNRFNRLYNNDYFPEPYAFSFGESLVKIPGLDGKGKMGKSEGEGNAIFLGDTPEAIRKKVMRAVTDSGPTVENQQKPQEIQNLFDLMKVVSTPDTLAHFDELYNKMAIRYGDLKKELAEDMVLATAPIRDRINAIAADTDYLRKVAEMGADKARESASKTIREVREIIGFRKF, from the coding sequence ATGGAGACTGTTGTTAGTGGTATCCGATCGACCGGAAACTTACACTTAGGAAATTATTACGGAGCGTTGCAAAACTTTATAAAAATGCAGCATGAATACAACTGCTTTTTCTTTATTGCCGACCTCCACTCGTTAACTACACACCCCACACCTGCCAATTTACACGGCAATGTAAAACAGGTGCTGATAGAATATTTAGCCGCCGGTATCGATCCGGAAAAGGCTACTATTTATGTACAATCGGATGTTCCGGAAGTTACAGAATTATACCTGTACCTGAACATGAACGCTTATATGGGCGAGTTGGAACGCGCTACATCTTTTAAAGATAAAGTACGCGCTAATCCCGAAAACGTAAATGCCGGCCTGTTAACCTACCCCGTATTAATGGCCGCCGATATTATTATCCATAAAGCCACTAAAGTTCCTGTTGGCAAAGACCAGGAACAGCACCTTGAAATGGCCCGTACTTTTGGTAACCGCTTTAACAGGTTATACAACAACGATTACTTCCCCGAACCTTATGCTTTTAGCTTTGGCGAAAGCTTGGTAAAAATACCAGGCCTGGATGGTAAAGGAAAAATGGGTAAATCAGAAGGCGAAGGCAACGCTATATTTTTAGGTGATACCCCTGAGGCTATCCGCAAAAAAGTAATGCGTGCAGTAACCGACAGCGGCCCAACCGTTGAAAATCAACAAAAACCACAGGAGATCCAAAACCTGTTCGACTTGATGAAAGTGGTATCAACACCTGACACGCTTGCTCATTTTGACGAATTATATAACAAAATGGCTATCCGTTACGGCGATCTGAAAAAAGAGCTTGCCGAAGACATGGTGTTAGCTACCGCCCCTATCCGCGACAGGATCAACGCTATTGCTGCCGATACTGATTACCTGCGTAAGGTAGCAGAAATGGGTGCAGATAAAGCCCGCGAAAGCGCTTCAAAAACAATAAGAGAAGTTAGAGAGATCATCGGCTTCAGGAAATTTTAA
- the queA gene encoding tRNA preQ1(34) S-adenosylmethionine ribosyltransferase-isomerase QueA: MKLSQFKFNLPESLIAHTPSATRDESRLMVLHKDSGKIEHKIFKDVLDYFHDKDVMILNNTKVFPARLYGNKEKTGATIEVFLLRELNKELRLWDVLVDPARKIRVGNKLYFGDDDLLIAEVVDNTTSRGRTIRFLFDGTDEEFRRNVEILGETPLPKYIKRKATAEDKERYQTIFAKHEGAVAAPTAGLHFSRELMKRLELKGVDFAEVTLHVGLGTFRPVEVEDLTKHKMDSEQFIIEQRQADIVNRGIERKARICAVGTTSMRTIESAVSANKTLKAANDWTSKFIFPPYDFSIANSMITNFHTPESTLLMMIAAFGGYENVMNAYEIAVKEKYRFYSYGDAMLII, from the coding sequence ATGAAATTATCTCAATTTAAATTTAACTTACCTGAATCCCTTATCGCCCATACACCCTCTGCCACTCGCGATGAATCACGTTTAATGGTTTTACACAAAGATTCAGGCAAAATTGAGCATAAAATATTTAAAGACGTGCTGGATTACTTTCATGATAAGGATGTAATGATCCTTAATAACACCAAAGTTTTCCCTGCCCGTTTATATGGCAACAAAGAAAAAACAGGTGCCACTATCGAAGTATTTTTGCTTCGCGAATTGAACAAAGAATTGCGCTTATGGGATGTACTGGTTGATCCGGCCCGTAAAATACGCGTAGGTAATAAATTATATTTCGGCGACGACGATTTGCTGATTGCCGAGGTTGTGGATAACACTACTTCACGTGGCCGTACCATCCGCTTCCTGTTTGACGGTACCGACGAAGAATTCCGTCGTAACGTTGAAATTTTGGGCGAAACACCGCTTCCAAAATACATTAAACGTAAAGCTACTGCCGAAGATAAGGAGCGTTACCAAACCATTTTTGCTAAACACGAAGGTGCTGTTGCTGCCCCTACTGCAGGCTTACACTTCAGCCGTGAACTAATGAAACGCCTTGAACTAAAAGGTGTTGATTTTGCCGAGGTTACATTACACGTTGGTTTAGGCACTTTCCGCCCGGTTGAGGTTGAGGATTTAACCAAACACAAAATGGATTCGGAGCAATTCATTATCGAGCAAAGACAAGCTGATATCGTAAACCGCGGTATTGAGCGTAAAGCGCGCATCTGTGCCGTTGGTACTACTTCAATGCGTACCATCGAATCGGCTGTATCTGCAAACAAAACATTGAAAGCAGCTAACGACTGGACCAGCAAGTTTATATTCCCGCCATACGACTTTAGTATTGCAAACTCAATGATCACCAACTTCCACACCCCAGAGTCAACCTTGTTGATGATGATCGCGGCATTTGGTGGCTACGAAAACGTAATGAACGCTTACGAAATAGCAGTAAAAGAAAAATACCGCTTCTACAGCTACGGCGACGCGATGCTGATCATCTAA
- a CDS encoding ABC transporter ATP-binding protein has translation MEPTNTAKPLITIKDIGRKYVIGAEVIHALKSVSLSINKGEFVALMGPSGSGKSTLMNILGCLDTPTKGQYILNGIDVSHMTDSQLAEVRNSEIGFVFQTFNLLPRNTALDNVALPLIYAGISKEKRMERAGNALKNVGLGHRMDHKPNELSGGQRQRVAVARALINDPSIILADEPTGNLDTKTSIEIMGLIEDIHAKGNTIILVTHEEDIALHAHRIVRMRDGLIENDYVNTNVQTVDRRVEEV, from the coding sequence ATGGAGCCAACAAATACTGCCAAACCGTTAATAACAATAAAAGATATCGGGCGTAAATACGTAATAGGTGCCGAGGTGATCCACGCGCTTAAATCTGTTTCGCTATCTATTAACAAAGGCGAGTTTGTTGCTTTGATGGGCCCATCTGGTTCGGGTAAATCAACTCTCATGAATATTTTAGGCTGCCTGGATACGCCAACCAAGGGGCAATATATCCTAAATGGGATAGATGTAAGCCACATGACCGATAGTCAGCTTGCCGAGGTTCGTAACTCGGAGATTGGATTCGTATTTCAGACATTTAACCTTTTACCGCGTAATACAGCATTGGATAATGTGGCCTTGCCGCTAATCTACGCCGGTATTAGTAAAGAGAAGCGTATGGAACGTGCCGGTAACGCTTTGAAAAACGTAGGGCTCGGCCATCGTATGGATCACAAACCTAACGAGCTTTCTGGCGGGCAAAGGCAGCGTGTAGCTGTGGCAAGGGCGCTTATTAATGATCCTTCCATTATCCTGGCCGATGAGCCGACAGGTAATCTTGATACCAAAACTTCTATCGAGATCATGGGCCTTATTGAAGATATCCACGCGAAAGGCAATACCATTATCCTGGTAACGCACGAAGAAGATATTGCCCTGCATGCCCACCGCATAGTACGTATGCGCGACGGATTGATTGAGAACGACTACGTTAATACAAACGTTCAGACTGTTGACCGCAGGGTAGAGGAGGTGTAG
- a CDS encoding helix-turn-helix domain-containing protein, translating to MKQLQTGSFYGQTNQTTHLQGITITDTEYTLDKVDWHYHENAYFTFILAGNVIEGNKKEVYHCLAGSLLFHNWHDPHYNIKPKGFTRGFHIELQKHWFDSLELKQDKLEGSFAVHDPDAKFLLYRIFKESKIGDELTAIAVESLLLQTLHKMELSNMSSSRLVPSWVSRLKELLADDPAYKYTLTGLSELLQLHPVHLSRDFSKYFNCTMGEYIRKLRVEKSFALLANEELSLTDIAFACGFADQSHFLRCFREFSGSNPSAYRKLLLRAC from the coding sequence GTGAAACAATTACAAACAGGCAGCTTTTACGGACAAACCAATCAGACAACTCATTTACAGGGTATCACCATTACTGATACCGAATACACCCTCGATAAGGTAGACTGGCATTATCATGAAAATGCCTACTTCACTTTTATCTTGGCCGGTAATGTTATTGAAGGCAATAAGAAAGAAGTTTATCATTGCCTTGCAGGCAGTTTGTTATTTCACAACTGGCATGATCCTCATTACAACATCAAACCTAAAGGCTTTACCCGCGGCTTTCATATCGAATTGCAAAAACACTGGTTTGACAGTCTGGAGCTTAAGCAAGATAAACTGGAAGGCAGCTTTGCCGTTCATGATCCGGATGCTAAATTTCTTTTATACCGCATCTTTAAAGAATCAAAGATTGGTGATGAGCTGACCGCTATTGCAGTTGAGTCGTTATTACTGCAAACGCTCCATAAAATGGAGCTGAGCAACATGAGTTCATCACGCCTTGTGCCATCATGGGTTAGCAGGCTGAAAGAGTTACTGGCCGATGATCCTGCCTACAAATATACGCTTACCGGACTTTCAGAACTGCTACAGTTGCATCCTGTTCATTTATCCCGCGATTTTTCAAAGTATTTCAACTGTACTATGGGCGAATATATTCGTAAGCTCCGGGTCGAAAAATCGTTCGCGTTACTGGCCAATGAGGAATTATCCTTAACAGATATAGCATTTGCCTGTGGTTTTGCCGATCAAAGTCACTTTTTACGTTGTTTCAGGGAGTTTAGCGGGAGTAATCCATCGGCATATCGTAAGCTTTTATTGAGGGCATGTTAA
- a CDS encoding lmo0937 family membrane protein — translation MRGLLYIIAVILVIGWLFGAFIHPFGGGLIHILLVIAIISVLLGVIRRA, via the coding sequence ATGAGAGGTTTACTGTACATCATCGCTGTTATCCTTGTTATAGGATGGCTGTTCGGAGCATTTATTCACCCGTTTGGAGGTGGTTTGATTCACATACTATTAGTGATAGCAATCATATCGGTGCTTTTAGGTGTGATCAGACGGGCATAA
- the kdsB gene encoding 3-deoxy-manno-octulosonate cytidylyltransferase produces the protein MKILGIIPARYASSRFPGKPLVDIGGKTMIQRVYGQAKKCRSLSEVIVATDDDRIFKHVTGFGGVAVMTGSNHQSGTDRCAEVARLHPGYDVIINIQGDEPFIDPEQITKLTNCFDDADTQLATLVKRIFTEQELHNTNSPKVVINRLSEAIYFSRATLPHIRGQEPENWLEFHVFYKHIGIYGYRADVLQQITLLPVSPLEKAESLEQLRWIDNGYRIKVAETELETHAVDVPEDLEKLKFDI, from the coding sequence ATGAAAATCTTAGGCATTATCCCAGCCCGTTACGCGTCATCACGTTTTCCCGGTAAACCATTGGTTGATATCGGCGGTAAAACCATGATCCAACGTGTGTACGGGCAGGCTAAAAAATGCCGGAGCCTGAGCGAGGTTATTGTCGCCACCGATGACGACCGGATTTTTAAACATGTTACCGGTTTTGGCGGTGTAGCCGTGATGACAGGTTCAAACCACCAAAGTGGCACCGACCGCTGCGCCGAAGTTGCCCGCTTACATCCGGGATATGATGTGATCATCAATATTCAGGGCGATGAACCTTTTATTGATCCCGAACAGATCACCAAACTAACCAATTGCTTTGATGATGCGGACACCCAGTTAGCTACCCTTGTAAAAAGGATCTTCACCGAACAGGAGCTGCATAACACCAACTCCCCGAAGGTGGTTATCAATAGGCTATCTGAGGCCATATATTTCTCCCGCGCTACACTTCCCCACATTCGCGGTCAGGAACCCGAAAACTGGCTCGAATTTCATGTTTTTTATAAACACATTGGCATTTACGGTTACCGTGCCGATGTTTTGCAGCAAATTACCCTGCTGCCTGTATCTCCGCTTGAAAAAGCTGAAAGCCTGGAACAACTCCGCTGGATTGATAACGGCTACCGCATTAAAGTTGCCGA
- the gatC gene encoding Asp-tRNA(Asn)/Glu-tRNA(Gln) amidotransferase subunit GatC, with product MTIDKETVEKVAHLARLELTEAEVEDTMKDMSKILDFMAKLNEVDTTGVEPLVYMTTGANVLREDVVKQQITHEEALENAPKHDEDYFLVAKVIEK from the coding sequence ATGACCATTGATAAAGAAACCGTTGAAAAAGTAGCCCACCTGGCCCGCCTTGAACTTACCGAAGCCGAAGTAGAGGATACCATGAAAGATATGAGCAAGATACTTGATTTTATGGCTAAACTAAACGAGGTAGATACAACAGGTGTTGAGCCGCTGGTTTACATGACTACCGGTGCCAACGTACTGCGTGAGGACGTGGTGAAACAACAAATTACTCACGAAGAAGCCCTGGAAAATGCCCCTAAACATGATGAGGACTACTTTTTAGTAGCCAAAGTGATTGAAAAGTAA
- a CDS encoding serine hydrolase domain-containing protein, which produces MKRYLLTLLIIIDTTCKIFAQPGNIIQQEPITSALQKANIGKVVFEADTIPLEGLKATDLLTNYQARPANNLYMRLLLANSLTNYQHILQPSASVEQLNQGNFQFTFYVDGRQVYQENLHKGANLPIVKNTKTTIFVPLISNRGEDSWGRSLWGRFINHGGDDALTTGIHQLKIEVRPYIAVPDLKVGELIAQGGISFTVPAIDPKDAQLQSIKPGSGWPVSNEAFDKKKIMDMNAMIAGNRFKQITSVVVIKNGKLLIEEYFNGSARDSLHNPRSVGKTFASAVMGIAIHDSYIKSVDQTLKEFYNLKKFNNYSAQKDNVTLKSLLTMSSVFDADDDKSDSPGNENNMYPTDDWVKFALDLKTDSSKVAGKQWNYFTAGVVVLGDILNKSVPGGLDKYSADKLFKPLGITNYRWQYTPKNVPNTAGGLQMRSLDYARFGQLYKNGGLWNGKQVLPQSWVKDSFTQHLTLPKDVVGEGFYGYLFWNKTYTVNGKAYETYYCSGNGGNKIFVFTDQPLVVIITAEAYNTPYAHPQVDKMMRDYILPAVLK; this is translated from the coding sequence ATGAAACGTTATTTACTTACCCTCCTTATTATAATCGATACTACCTGCAAAATCTTTGCACAACCCGGTAATATCATCCAACAGGAGCCAATTACATCGGCCCTACAAAAAGCCAATATAGGTAAAGTGGTTTTTGAGGCAGATACTATTCCGCTTGAAGGGTTGAAAGCAACCGATCTGTTAACAAACTATCAGGCCAGGCCTGCCAATAATTTGTACATGCGCCTTTTGCTGGCCAACTCGCTAACCAATTATCAGCATATTTTACAGCCATCGGCAAGTGTTGAGCAGCTGAATCAGGGTAATTTTCAGTTTACTTTTTATGTAGATGGCAGGCAGGTTTACCAGGAAAACCTGCACAAGGGAGCCAACTTGCCCATTGTGAAAAATACGAAGACCACCATTTTTGTTCCGCTTATCAGTAACCGGGGCGAGGATTCATGGGGACGATCTTTATGGGGGCGGTTCATAAACCATGGCGGAGATGACGCGCTTACAACCGGGATTCACCAACTTAAAATAGAGGTGCGGCCTTATATTGCTGTGCCCGATTTAAAAGTTGGCGAGCTGATAGCACAGGGCGGGATAAGCTTTACTGTTCCGGCAATTGATCCGAAGGATGCCCAACTACAGTCTATAAAGCCAGGCAGTGGCTGGCCGGTATCAAATGAGGCTTTCGATAAAAAGAAGATCATGGATATGAACGCCATGATTGCGGGCAACAGGTTTAAACAGATCACCAGTGTGGTTGTGATCAAAAACGGTAAGTTGCTTATAGAGGAGTATTTTAACGGCAGCGCGCGCGATTCATTACACAATCCTCGTTCGGTAGGTAAAACTTTTGCGTCGGCTGTAATGGGCATAGCTATTCATGATAGCTATATTAAAAGCGTTGATCAAACTCTAAAGGAGTTTTATAATTTGAAGAAATTCAACAATTATTCGGCTCAAAAAGATAATGTAACGCTCAAGAGCCTGCTTACCATGAGTTCAGTTTTTGATGCTGATGATGATAAAAGCGATTCGCCCGGAAACGAGAATAATATGTATCCTACTGACGACTGGGTGAAATTTGCGCTTGACCTTAAAACAGACAGCAGCAAAGTAGCTGGTAAGCAATGGAATTATTTTACAGCAGGCGTAGTTGTATTGGGCGATATCCTCAATAAATCGGTACCTGGGGGATTGGATAAATATTCGGCCGACAAGCTTTTTAAGCCTCTTGGCATAACAAATTATCGTTGGCAATACACCCCGAAAAATGTCCCTAATACTGCGGGCGGTCTGCAAATGCGCTCGCTTGATTACGCCAGGTTTGGTCAGTTGTATAAAAACGGTGGATTATGGAACGGTAAACAGGTTTTACCCCAAAGTTGGGTGAAGGATTCATTTACCCAACACCTCACTTTGCCTAAAGATGTGGTAGGCGAGGGCTTTTACGGCTATCTCTTCTGGAATAAAACCTATACGGTAAATGGCAAGGCATACGAAACTTATTATTGCTCAGGTAACGGCGGCAACAAAATCTTTGTTTTTACCGATCAGCCGCTGGTGGTTATCATAACTGCCGAGGCCTACAATACACCTTACGCGCACCCGCAGGTTGATAAAATGATGCGTGATTATATTTTACCGGCAGTGTTGAAATAA
- a CDS encoding 2-C-methyl-D-erythritol 4-phosphate cytidylyltransferase, with amino-acid sequence MASNLQSLNSNHLNYVIIVAGGSGSRMQSNLPKQFLLLNGKPVLMHTIEAFEQSAFKPGIILVLPEAYHTYWQQLIEEYSFTIPHQLVSGGETRFHSVKQGLDLITDTDALVAVQDAVRPLVSPAIIDDAYRCAAEHGTAVVAVKSRDSIRQVRDGKSVSLIRDEIYLVQTPQTFKASLLKKAYEQPFNSTFTDDASVVEQYGAEIKLTEGDHSNIKITFPEDIAIAELLLNKKPQL; translated from the coding sequence ATGGCTTCTAACCTCCAATCTCTAAACTCTAATCACCTTAATTACGTCATCATAGTAGCCGGCGGTTCGGGCAGCCGGATGCAATCGAACCTGCCTAAACAGTTTTTATTACTTAATGGCAAGCCGGTGCTGATGCACACAATTGAGGCCTTTGAGCAGTCAGCATTTAAGCCGGGCATTATACTGGTTTTACCCGAAGCCTATCATACTTATTGGCAGCAGCTGATTGAGGAATATTCTTTCACCATCCCCCACCAGTTGGTTAGCGGTGGCGAAACCCGCTTTCACTCCGTTAAGCAGGGACTTGATCTCATTACCGATACTGATGCCCTTGTAGCCGTACAGGATGCCGTACGTCCGCTTGTATCGCCAGCAATTATCGACGACGCCTATCGATGCGCCGCTGAGCACGGAACGGCCGTAGTAGCCGTTAAAAGCCGCGATTCGATACGACAGGTAAGAGATGGTAAATCGGTTAGTTTAATCAGGGACGAGATTTACCTGGTGCAAACCCCGCAAACTTTTAAAGCGTCACTGTTAAAAAAAGCCTACGAGCAGCCTTTCAATAGTACATTCACGGATGATGCCAGTGTTGTTGAACAATACGGCGCCGAAATAAAACTTACCGAGGGTGATCACAGTAATATCAAGATCACTTTCCCTGAAGATATTGCTATTGCCGAACTGTTATTAAACAAAAAGCCACAGCTATAA
- a CDS encoding chitinase, giving the protein MKSIILSSKLLCLSLVILLSTGFSCGGNSKNSSGSDSNKAVSDKPVPPKVSIASLLSEKQFNDLFPQRDKFYTYASFIKAADELGMIKVKVTRRATSVYQLVRTDKKTNKSAIVRQDVDWNEEWAKAKPDSTYTIDYGNFCTEYSADVNKKELAAFFAHIAHETRHGMNASYTDGLMLIHESNTSLPYIAENDEYPPVAGKKYYGRGPMQLSYNGNYGYASDCILGDDKILLQNPELVETDPVMAFKTAIYFWMTPQTHKPSAHDVMTGKWQPNAEDKAAGRTPGFGMTINIVNGDVECNKGENMYNMNDRIGFYQFFLKKMGVNDPNCVCSCGKMKPYPN; this is encoded by the coding sequence ATGAAATCGATCATATTATCATCTAAGCTTCTTTGCCTCTCCCTTGTAATTCTACTTTCAACCGGTTTTAGCTGCGGCGGAAACAGTAAAAATAGCAGTGGCAGCGACAGTAATAAGGCGGTGTCAGATAAACCAGTTCCTCCTAAAGTAAGTATAGCCAGTTTACTGAGCGAAAAACAATTCAATGATCTATTTCCGCAGCGCGATAAATTTTACACCTACGCTTCCTTTATTAAAGCAGCCGATGAGCTGGGCATGATCAAAGTAAAAGTAACCCGCCGGGCAACATCTGTTTACCAGTTGGTGCGTACCGATAAAAAAACAAACAAAAGCGCCATTGTACGTCAGGATGTTGACTGGAACGAGGAATGGGCTAAGGCTAAACCCGATAGCACCTACACCATTGATTACGGTAATTTCTGTACCGAATACAGCGCCGATGTAAATAAAAAAGAACTCGCGGCCTTTTTCGCACACATTGCCCATGAAACCCGCCACGGCATGAATGCCTCTTATACTGACGGTTTGATGCTGATCCACGAAAGTAATACCAGTCTCCCCTACATTGCCGAAAATGATGAATATCCACCTGTTGCCGGTAAAAAATACTATGGCCGCGGACCAATGCAGCTAAGCTACAATGGCAACTATGGCTATGCTTCTGACTGTATTTTAGGCGATGATAAAATACTGCTGCAAAACCCTGAGTTAGTGGAAACCGACCCGGTAATGGCTTTTAAAACAGCTATTTATTTCTGGATGACCCCTCAAACGCATAAGCCATCGGCACATGATGTTATGACGGGCAAATGGCAACCTAATGCAGAAGATAAGGCCGCTGGCCGTACACCAGGCTTTGGCATGACTATCAACATCGTGAACGGAGACGTAGAGTGTAATAAAGGCGAAAATATGTACAACATGAACGACAGGATTGGCTTTTACCAGTTTTTCCTGAAAAAGATGGGCGTTAATGATCCAAATTGTGTTTGTTCATGTGGAAAAATGAAACCATATCCTAACTAA
- a CDS encoding deoxynucleoside kinase, with product MHLAIVGNIGAGKTTLTEMLAKNYGWDPLYEAVDNNPYLEDFYSDMKRWSFNLQIYFLNSRYRQIIDIQKGGQNIIQDRTIYEDAYIFAENLHDMGLMTTRDYENYESIFQNITEFIKPPDLLVYLKASVPTLVSNIQRRGREYEIGIRLDYLSKLNEKYDKWINNYKLGKLLILDKDNLDFANNTEDMATIVNLIEREINGLF from the coding sequence ATGCACTTAGCTATTGTAGGAAATATAGGCGCCGGCAAAACCACCCTTACTGAAATGCTGGCCAAAAATTACGGGTGGGACCCATTGTACGAAGCCGTAGACAATAATCCCTACCTTGAAGATTTTTACAGCGATATGAAACGCTGGAGCTTTAACCTGCAGATCTACTTCCTGAACAGCCGTTACCGCCAGATCATCGATATTCAGAAAGGCGGGCAAAACATCATCCAGGACCGTACTATTTATGAAGATGCCTACATTTTTGCAGAAAACCTGCATGATATGGGCCTGATGACCACCCGCGATTACGAAAACTACGAATCAATTTTTCAGAATATAACCGAGTTCATTAAACCACCAGATCTGTTGGTTTACCTTAAGGCTTCCGTGCCTACCCTGGTAAGCAATATCCAACGCCGTGGCCGTGAATATGAGATAGGTATCCGTTTAGATTATCTTTCAAAACTGAACGAAAAGTATGATAAATGGATCAACAACTATAAACTTGGCAAGTTACTGATCCTGGATAAAGACAACCTTGATTTTGCCAACAATACCGAGGATATGGCCACCATTGTGAACCTGATTGAAAGGGAAATTAACGGACTGTTTTAG